The Clostridioides difficile genome has a segment encoding these proteins:
- a CDS encoding amino acid adenylation domain-containing protein, translating into MYEINLERAMNYWMDLLDDYTNLAKIPNDFFYKDCSDEVVDEIFKIDIEKHEKLIQYSKMNNISISSIIETIYGLILQKYTYEDDVVFGKTINIIPIRVKVRQSEKFIDVVKNLKKQWSKSLEYGYYLLSDIENKNHLNTKLINTIFVAKSFDLSYDYDIEKKGYDLSVIVYTKRALKIKIKYKPSIYKRETIRRILNQFDYIIEQIIRNNNILIEDLEFVCKKEERILLKDFNDNQCEIPYDKSYIDLFKEQVERTPNNIAARDENRKLTYKELDELTDRLAGYLNYIGVKSEDIVAVMLPRDINIIVTAIGIMKSGGAFFPIDTSNPEERLNYLLEDSNAKVVITTEELKCKVINENTIVIDINDEDIFKIRYDLTEKITPSNCAYTISTSGSTGRPKTIAIEHKSLVNMCYYSIEAISATEDDICGIYLSFSFDAVMKQLFPYLLMGASINIMPEEAKFDEYTVNEYCEENDITILALPTAFARLFIQNCNNSSLRIVQTGGERLKGYRKRNYELYNEYGPTEFTVVSTSFHVDKEYGKIPIGKPIFNTYAYVLDKKNKLCPIGVPGELCLSGIQISRGYLNKKGLTEQVFVENPYKTCEHNKLMYRTGDLVRWLDDGNLDYIGRMDNQVKIDEFRIELYEIENIINNIAEIKSVVCISRTNEDGDMYICAYYVIDDEDSEKINDRTVREYLNEHLPPYMIPTIIMRIDKIPVTPIGKVNKRALPE; encoded by the coding sequence ATGTATGAAATTAATTTAGAACGAGCTATGAATTATTGGATGGATTTGTTAGATGATTATACCAATCTAGCAAAAATTCCAAATGATTTTTTTTATAAAGATTGTTCTGACGAAGTTGTAGATGAAATTTTTAAGATTGATATTGAAAAACATGAAAAATTAATTCAATATTCTAAAATGAATAATATAAGCATAAGTTCTATTATAGAAACTATCTATGGACTTATATTACAAAAGTATACATATGAAGATGATGTAGTCTTTGGAAAAACAATAAATATAATTCCAATAAGAGTTAAGGTTAGACAAAGCGAAAAGTTTATAGATGTTGTAAAAAATTTAAAAAAGCAATGGAGTAAGTCTTTAGAATATGGATACTATTTACTATCAGATATAGAGAATAAAAATCATTTGAACACTAAACTTATAAACACAATATTTGTAGCTAAAAGTTTTGATTTATCATATGACTATGACATAGAAAAAAAAGGATATGATTTATCTGTAATAGTTTATACTAAAAGGGCATTAAAAATAAAAATAAAATATAAGCCATCTATATACAAAAGAGAAACTATTAGAAGGATATTAAATCAATTTGATTATATAATAGAGCAGATAATAAGGAATAACAATATTTTAATAGAGGATTTAGAATTTGTATGTAAGAAAGAAGAAAGAATATTATTAAAAGATTTTAATGATAATCAATGTGAGATACCATATGATAAAAGTTATATTGATTTATTTAAGGAACAAGTTGAGAGAACACCTAACAATATAGCTGCTAGAGATGAAAATAGAAAATTGACATATAAAGAACTTGATGAACTAACTGATAGACTTGCAGGTTATTTAAATTATATAGGGGTAAAAAGTGAAGATATAGTAGCTGTAATGTTACCAAGAGACATTAATATAATTGTTACAGCCATAGGAATTATGAAATCAGGAGGAGCATTTTTCCCAATAGACACAAGTAATCCAGAAGAAAGATTAAATTACCTTCTTGAAGACAGTAATGCAAAGGTAGTAATAACTACAGAAGAACTTAAATGTAAAGTCATAAATGAAAACACAATAGTAATTGATATAAATGATGAAGACATATTTAAAATTAGATATGACTTAACTGAAAAAATAACACCATCAAACTGTGCATATACAATATCCACATCAGGGTCAACTGGGAGGCCAAAGACTATAGCTATAGAACATAAGAGTTTAGTAAATATGTGTTATTATAGTATAGAAGCTATAAGTGCTACAGAAGATGATATATGTGGAATATATTTAAGTTTTAGTTTTGATGCTGTAATGAAACAACTATTTCCATATCTATTGATGGGTGCTTCAATAAATATTATGCCAGAAGAAGCAAAATTTGATGAATACACAGTAAATGAATATTGTGAAGAAAATGATATAACTATATTAGCATTACCAACAGCGTTTGCAAGATTATTTATACAAAATTGTAATAACAGTTCGCTTAGGATTGTTCAGACAGGAGGAGAACGATTAAAAGGATATAGAAAACGTAACTATGAGTTATATAATGAGTATGGACCAACAGAATTTACTGTTGTATCAACTTCTTTTCATGTAGATAAAGAGTATGGGAAAATACCAATAGGCAAGCCAATATTTAATACTTATGCATATGTATTAGATAAAAAAAATAAACTATGTCCAATTGGAGTTCCAGGAGAACTCTGTCTATCAGGAATCCAAATATCAAGAGGATATTTAAATAAAAAAGGGTTAACAGAGCAAGTATTTGTAGAAAATCCTTACAAAACTTGTGAACACAATAAATTAATGTATAGAACTGGTGATTTGGTAAGATGGTTAGATGATGGAAATTTAGATTATATTGGTAGGATGGATAATCAAGTAAAAATTGATGAATTTAGAATAGAGCTGTATGAGATTGAAAACATAATAAACAATATTGCAGAAATTAAAAGTGTTGTTTGCATATCAAGAACAAATGAGGACGGAGATATGTATATATGTGCATATTATGTGATTGATGATGAGGACAGCGAAAAAATAAATGACAGAACAGTTAGAGAATATTTAAATGAGCATTTACCTCCATATATGATTCCAACAATAATAATGAGAATAGATAAAATACCAGTTACTCCAATTGGAAAAGTAAATAAAAGGGCATTACCAGAGTGA
- a CDS encoding glycerophosphodiester phosphodiesterase, which produces MNIYAHRGFSGKYPENTILAFKKCLDMDIYGIELDVHKTKDGKIVVIHDETVDRTFNGHGFVKDLTLRKLKTLNSSFEGYQNNKECKIPTLEEVLILISPTNLILNIELKTDKVNYTNIEKDVLKLILKYNMKNRVLISSFNSNSLKNFHKLDPSIKIALLCYLPINNVVEFAKFLGSSYLHPPLILVNESLVKLCHKNLLGVNVYTVNDEEDMLHCRALNADGIFTNYPDIALKLLQSK; this is translated from the coding sequence ATGAACATTTACGCTCACAGAGGTTTTAGTGGAAAATATCCAGAAAACACTATTCTCGCTTTTAAAAAGTGCTTAGATATGGATATATATGGAATAGAACTTGATGTTCACAAGACTAAAGATGGAAAAATTGTAGTTATTCATGATGAAACAGTTGATAGAACTTTTAATGGACATGGTTTTGTAAAAGACCTTACTTTAAGAAAACTAAAAACCTTAAACTCATCCTTTGAGGGTTACCAAAATAATAAAGAATGTAAAATTCCAACTTTAGAAGAAGTCTTAATTTTAATTTCACCTACAAACCTCATTTTAAATATAGAATTAAAAACTGACAAAGTAAATTATACGAATATAGAAAAGGATGTTTTGAAACTTATTTTAAAATACAATATGAAAAATAGAGTTCTTATATCTAGCTTTAATAGTAATAGTTTGAAAAACTTTCATAAATTAGACCCTAGTATAAAAATAGCTCTGTTATGTTACTTACCTATAAATAATGTAGTTGAATTTGCCAAATTTCTAGGAAGTAGCTATCTTCACCCTCCTTTAATTTTAGTAAATGAATCTCTAGTTAAACTTTGTCACAAAAACTTATTAGGTGTCAATGTATATACTGTAAATGATGAAGAAGATATGCTACACTGCCGAGCCCTTAATGCGGATGGTATTTTTACTAACTATCCAGATATAGCTTTAAAACTTTTACAATCAAAGTAA
- a CDS encoding cysteine hydrolase: MDNLLNELEALKSNLDNLPIEKIENYDLSKTALFIIDVNNGFAKQGALYSPRVESLIKPIEIFTKEISNKLNKVIAFTDCHTPNSIELLSYPVHCLENGVESELVDELKSIENLQVLPKNSTNGFFALENLDFDGIDNVIIVGDCTDICIYQFAITLKSYFNQHNIEKNIVVPMNLVDTYDIPNVHPAEILNLVFFNSMLQNGIKVLKEIRL; the protein is encoded by the coding sequence ATGGATAACTTATTGAACGAACTTGAAGCTTTAAAAAGTAATTTAGATAATTTACCAATAGAAAAAATAGAAAATTACGATTTGAGTAAGACAGCTTTATTTATAATTGATGTCAATAATGGTTTTGCAAAACAAGGTGCCTTATACTCTCCTCGAGTAGAATCTTTGATAAAACCAATTGAAATTTTTACAAAAGAAATATCAAATAAACTAAATAAAGTAATTGCATTTACTGATTGTCATACACCTAATTCTATAGAGCTTTTAAGCTATCCAGTTCACTGCTTAGAAAATGGTGTGGAAAGTGAATTGGTTGATGAACTTAAATCTATAGAAAATCTACAAGTTCTACCTAAAAATTCTACTAATGGATTTTTTGCATTAGAAAATTTGGACTTTGATGGTATAGATAATGTAATTATAGTTGGTGATTGTACAGATATATGTATATATCAATTTGCAATAACTCTAAAATCATATTTTAATCAACATAATATTGAAAAGAATATAGTTGTTCCTATGAATTTAGTAGACACTTATGACATTCCCAATGTTCATCCTGCGGAAATTTTAAACCTAGTATTTTTTAATAGTATGCTTCAAAATGGAATTAAGGTATTAAAGGAAATTCGTTTATAA
- a CDS encoding DUF3867 domain-containing protein, with amino-acid sequence MSDDRIIDFNELKNKVKDSDVDKFEQYIYNLYFSVMDGKMSMAEFSRKIFDYMKDNDISQEKFMKIQKQFMERYGMDTEEVEQQLRNFGIDPSTAGFMSNNTSNKVSTEDLESFKKSAGFYEKYGEKIQPKSCITTFIKNDLNDINVIIDQEKIMLCSDKKINLMDSELNEFLLEYKNMFNKKIKVVMCETTNKYDY; translated from the coding sequence ATGTCTGATGATAGAATAATTGACTTTAACGAATTAAAGAACAAAGTTAAAGATTCTGATGTAGATAAATTTGAGCAATACATATATAACTTATATTTTTCTGTTATGGATGGAAAGATGTCGATGGCTGAATTTTCAAGAAAAATATTTGATTATATGAAAGATAATGACATATCTCAAGAAAAGTTTATGAAAATACAAAAACAGTTCATGGAAAGATATGGTATGGACACTGAAGAAGTAGAACAACAACTTAGAAATTTTGGAATCGACCCTTCTACAGCAGGTTTTATGAGTAATAATACTTCTAACAAAGTATCTACAGAAGATTTAGAATCATTTAAAAAGAGTGCAGGATTTTATGAAAAATATGGTGAAAAAATTCAACCTAAAAGTTGTATAACAACATTCATAAAAAATGATTTAAATGATATTAATGTAATAATAGATCAAGAAAAAATAATGCTTTGTAGTGATAAAAAAATAAATCTTATGGACTCAGAACTAAATGAGTTTTTATTGGAATATAAGAATATGTTTAATAAAAAGATAAAAGTAGTTATGTGTGAAACTACAAATAAATACGATTATTAA
- a CDS encoding LD-carboxypeptidase, whose translation MLGVIAPSGPLRNKSLGEIKFNLEKYGYEVKFSESCGLNYKGYLAGNDDIRVRDIEEMFLDEEVDVIMCLRGGYGTTRILDKINYEIIKQNPKPFIGFSDITGLNLAFYKNCGLLPYHGIMAADVAKWDDFTYKSLVDALEFKDELYLENPKEEKIYTVCEGKAEGIIMGGNLSLIISTIGTKYEIDAKDKILFIEEIGESQYKLDRMLTQLYSSGKLDECSGIIFGDFKDCIKEEDLIELLEEFAQKVNKPAIYNLQSGHCIPMITIPLGRMCELDATEKMVKLKK comes from the coding sequence ATGTTAGGAGTAATTGCGCCTTCTGGACCATTGAGAAATAAAAGTCTAGGAGAGATAAAATTTAATTTAGAAAAGTATGGTTATGAAGTTAAATTTTCTGAAAGTTGTGGACTAAATTATAAAGGTTATTTAGCTGGGAATGATGATATTAGAGTAAGAGATATAGAAGAGATGTTTTTAGATGAAGAAGTAGATGTAATTATGTGTTTAAGAGGAGGTTATGGAACAACAAGAATACTAGATAAAATAAATTATGAAATAATAAAACAAAATCCTAAACCATTTATAGGTTTTTCTGATATAACAGGTTTAAATCTAGCTTTTTATAAAAATTGTGGTCTTTTACCATATCATGGAATAATGGCAGCGGATGTAGCTAAATGGGATGACTTTACTTATAAATCTCTAGTAGATGCTTTAGAGTTTAAAGATGAACTATATTTAGAAAATCCAAAAGAAGAAAAGATTTATACTGTATGTGAAGGTAAGGCAGAGGGAATAATAATGGGAGGAAATTTATCTCTAATAATTTCTACAATAGGAACTAAATATGAAATAGATGCAAAAGATAAAATTTTATTTATTGAAGAAATTGGAGAATCTCAATATAAATTAGATAGGATGCTAACTCAATTGTATTCTTCAGGAAAATTAGATGAATGTAGTGGTATAATTTTTGGAGATTTTAAAGACTGTATAAAAGAAGAGGATTTAATCGAACTATTAGAAGAATTTGCACAAAAGGTTAATAAGCCAGCTATATATAATCTACAATCTGGTCATTGTATACCAATGATAACTATTCCTCTAGGAAGAATGTGTGAATTAGATGCAACAGAAAAAATGGTTAAATTAAAAAAATAG
- a CDS encoding M20 family metallopeptidase yields the protein MINIKALCHDINDWVIDIRRDLHQTPELGLEEFQTKKKIIKYLDEIGISYTEYENHTGVTAYINVNPNLETVAIRADIDALPITEELNFPYKSINLGKMHACGHDAHTAILLGTCNILFTLKDYLNVNVKFFFQPAEETIGGAKLMIEDGCMKNPDVNYIFGLHVNPNIDKSLIELKYNTLNASTDTLCITVYGSKCHGAYPHQGVDAIVISAHIITALQTIVSRNTNPTDSVVISLGKIEGGIKENIVCDKVVIKGTLRTLTQETRDFSKKRIKEICNFTCKTFGGNIDVEIEEGYPALINSNSLVDYVKQNAVELFGKENILIKDTPTLGAEDFSYFLKYCEGAFYHLGCANQEKNINSPLHTATFDIDEDCLITGVMIHVKNVLSF from the coding sequence ATGATTAATATTAAGGCTCTTTGCCATGATATAAATGATTGGGTTATAGATATTAGAAGAGATTTACACCAAACTCCAGAACTTGGATTAGAAGAATTTCAAACTAAGAAAAAAATTATTAAATATTTGGACGAAATAGGTATAAGTTATACTGAATATGAAAATCACACAGGAGTAACTGCATATATAAATGTAAATCCAAACCTTGAGACAGTTGCTATAAGAGCGGATATAGATGCTTTACCTATAACAGAAGAACTCAACTTTCCTTATAAATCCATAAATTTAGGTAAAATGCATGCATGTGGTCATGACGCACATACTGCCATTTTACTTGGTACTTGTAATATCCTATTTACATTAAAGGATTATTTAAATGTAAATGTAAAATTTTTTTTCCAACCTGCTGAAGAAACTATTGGTGGTGCTAAGCTTATGATAGAAGATGGATGTATGAAAAACCCAGATGTAAACTATATATTTGGTCTTCATGTAAATCCCAATATTGATAAAAGTTTAATTGAACTAAAATACAATACTTTAAATGCATCAACAGATACACTTTGTATAACTGTATATGGCTCAAAATGCCATGGAGCTTATCCACATCAAGGTGTTGATGCTATAGTTATCTCTGCCCATATAATAACTGCTTTGCAGACAATTGTCAGTCGAAATACAAACCCTACTGATTCTGTAGTTATTTCTTTAGGTAAAATTGAAGGAGGAATTAAAGAAAATATAGTTTGTGATAAAGTTGTTATAAAAGGAACCTTAAGAACTTTAACTCAAGAAACCAGAGACTTTTCAAAAAAACGAATTAAAGAGATTTGTAATTTTACCTGCAAAACATTTGGAGGAAATATTGATGTTGAAATTGAAGAAGGTTATCCTGCCCTTATAAATTCAAATTCTCTTGTAGATTATGTTAAACAAAATGCAGTAGAATTATTTGGAAAAGAAAATATTTTAATTAAAGATACACCTACTCTTGGTGCTGAAGATTTTTCATATTTTTTGAAGTATTGTGAAGGTGCTTTTTATCACCTTGGTTGTGCAAATCAGGAAAAAAATATTAATTCTCCTCTTCATACAGCTACCTTTGATATTGATGAAGATTGTCTTATCACTGGTGTTATGATTCATGTGAAAAATGTATTATCCTTCTAA
- a CDS encoding SAM-dependent methyltransferase has product MKQILVNPIGKIRVQDEEIAIKLDKKYIPALKELDEFSHLNVVWWFDGFDDVEARSVLETPKPYKKAPDVMGIFATRSPIRPNPIALTTVQIISIDHEHGIIKIPYIDANDNSPVIDLKPYTPSIDRIENPSVPKWCNHWPKCVEKSEEFDWENEFEF; this is encoded by the coding sequence ATGAAACAAATTTTAGTAAATCCTATAGGAAAAATACGTGTTCAAGACGAAGAAATTGCTATCAAATTGGATAAAAAGTATATACCTGCATTAAAAGAGCTTGATGAATTTAGTCATTTAAATGTAGTCTGGTGGTTTGATGGATTTGATGATGTTGAAGCAAGAAGTGTCTTAGAAACCCCAAAACCATATAAAAAAGCACCTGATGTTATGGGAATATTTGCGACAAGGTCACCTATTAGACCTAATCCAATAGCATTAACTACTGTACAAATTATTAGCATTGACCATGAGCATGGTATAATAAAAATTCCATATATTGATGCTAATGATAATAGCCCTGTTATCGACTTAAAACCATATACTCCAAGTATTGATAGAATTGAAAACCCATCAGTCCCAAAGTGGTGTAATCATTGGCCTAAATGTGTAGAAAAATCAGAAGAATTTGATTGGGAAAATGAATTTGAATTTTAG
- a CDS encoding M55 family metallopeptidase, producing MKLYLSADIEGTCGIVNWDETKLECEFSQHYRTQMSKEIAAACNGATQSGMHEILIKDAHDSGRNINPDILPENVKILRGWTKDPLVMMAGIDESFDACVFTGYHSGATCNGNPLSHTMDIDYDYFKINDEIASEFTINAYAAAYYNVPVAFLSGDEMLCESAKKLNPNIITVPVSKGIGNGSISIHPSLALKKIEEGVRESLSGDLSRHLIKLPDKFKIEIKFKEHYKAFKASFYPNMKKINSQTILFETEDYYEFLRMLLFI from the coding sequence ATGAAGTTATATTTAAGTGCCGATATAGAAGGTACTTGCGGCATTGTAAATTGGGATGAAACAAAGCTTGAATGTGAATTTTCGCAACACTATAGAACACAAATGAGCAAAGAAATAGCTGCAGCATGTAATGGTGCTACTCAGTCTGGTATGCATGAAATACTTATTAAAGATGCACATGATAGTGGCAGAAATATTAATCCAGATATTTTGCCTGAAAATGTCAAAATACTTAGAGGATGGACCAAGGACCCACTAGTTATGATGGCTGGTATTGATGAAAGTTTTGATGCATGTGTATTTACTGGCTATCATTCTGGGGCTACTTGTAATGGTAATCCACTTTCTCATACTATGGATATTGACTATGACTACTTTAAAATAAATGATGAAATAGCCTCTGAGTTTACTATAAATGCTTATGCTGCTGCATACTATAATGTTCCTGTGGCATTTTTAAGTGGAGATGAAATGCTTTGTGAAAGTGCAAAAAAACTAAACCCAAATATAATCACTGTTCCTGTTTCAAAAGGAATTGGAAATGGTTCAATTTCAATTCATCCAAGTCTTGCACTAAAAAAAATAGAAGAAGGTGTTAGAGAATCTTTATCTGGAGATTTATCTAGACATTTAATAAAATTACCAGATAAGTTTAAAATTGAAATAAAGTTTAAGGAACATTATAAAGCTTTTAAAGCTTCTTTCTATCCAAATATGAAAAAAATAAATTCTCAAACAATACTATTTGAAACAGAAGATTATTATGAATTTTTAAGAATGTTATTATTTATATAA
- a CDS encoding regulatory YrvL family protein, with translation MIKISNKRRIPLGEFISVFLFFAVFFGITFCIFTVIGIGFLSFLGFEYKSLGSVLIFFLIYFCITTPIDFLCTTILDIFRYVNKLPYSIYKFCEFIIDFILTFLAMNIIDTFMDSIAIPLSTEILFALLSYLLSECMDFFDKDKKKS, from the coding sequence TTGATTAAGATAAGTAATAAAAGAAGGATTCCTTTAGGCGAATTTATTTCTGTATTTTTATTTTTTGCTGTTTTTTTTGGTATAACTTTTTGCATTTTTACTGTTATAGGAATTGGCTTCTTATCATTCTTAGGTTTTGAATATAAATCTCTTGGTTCTGTACTAATTTTCTTTTTAATATATTTTTGTATAACTACACCAATTGATTTTTTATGCACTACCATTTTAGATATATTTAGATATGTAAACAAATTACCATATTCAATTTATAAATTTTGCGAATTTATAATTGACTTTATACTAACTTTTTTAGCTATGAACATAATTGATACATTTATGGATTCGATAGCGATTCCTTTAAGTACAGAAATTTTATTTGCCTTACTTTCTTATCTCTTATCTGAATGCATGGATTTTTTTGATAAAGATAAGAAGAAATCTTAA
- a CDS encoding Gfo/Idh/MocA family oxidoreductase, with the protein MEKVKVAVIGAGNRGTYAYAPYIYENSDICEIVAVAEPKKGRRELFAQKYNLNSKNVFESLEEFFKQDKMADAVIIATNDDRHYDVASLALQKGYHILLEKPMSNSLDGLVHINNLCDKYKDKIFMICHVLRYSPFYNKLREIVESKKLGELVSIQYNENIGYWHFAHSFTRGNWRNSNETSPLILAKSCHDMDILLYLVGSRCKKISAFGSLKHLNNENAGGEMAQNCLQCLVEKKCPYSAKQIYLENDRSINRAVHINPTKENLLKILETSPYGRCVYRCDNNVVDNMVNILQFENGVTATFNLCAFTKENGRTIKMMFSHGEVGGDLNKNEIRIKEFGKNEEVVINPSNKKNMVEEYDRNLIAEFIKLVSSKDSKKGRVAAKDAIESHVMAFAAEYSRVSDEVVHIDKFFDEAIKMTKEIEETIF; encoded by the coding sequence ATGGAAAAAGTAAAAGTTGCTGTGATTGGAGCAGGTAATAGAGGTACATATGCATATGCTCCATATATTTATGAAAATTCTGATATATGTGAGATAGTTGCTGTAGCAGAGCCTAAAAAAGGAAGACGTGAATTGTTTGCACAAAAGTATAACTTAAATAGCAAAAATGTATTTGAAAGTCTAGAAGAATTTTTTAAACAGGATAAAATGGCAGATGCAGTGATAATAGCTACAAATGATGATAGGCATTATGATGTAGCAAGTTTAGCTCTTCAAAAGGGTTATCATATATTATTAGAAAAACCAATGTCTAATAGTTTAGATGGATTAGTGCATATAAATAATTTGTGTGATAAATATAAAGATAAGATTTTTATGATTTGTCATGTACTTAGATATTCTCCATTTTACAATAAATTAAGAGAAATTGTGGAAAGTAAAAAATTAGGAGAGTTAGTTAGTATACAATATAATGAGAATATAGGATATTGGCATTTCGCACATAGTTTTACTAGAGGGAATTGGAGAAATAGCAATGAGACAAGTCCTTTGATTTTAGCAAAGAGTTGTCATGATATGGATATTTTATTATATTTGGTAGGAAGTAGATGTAAGAAAATATCTGCATTTGGAAGTTTAAAACATCTTAACAATGAAAATGCTGGGGGAGAAATGGCACAAAACTGTCTTCAATGTTTAGTAGAAAAGAAATGTCCATATTCTGCAAAACAAATTTACCTAGAAAATGATAGAAGTATAAATAGAGCTGTGCATATAAATCCTACAAAAGAGAATCTTTTAAAGATACTTGAAACAAGTCCATATGGAAGATGTGTTTACAGATGTGATAATAATGTTGTAGATAACATGGTAAATATATTACAATTTGAAAATGGAGTAACTGCTACTTTTAATTTATGTGCATTTACTAAAGAAAATGGAAGAACTATAAAGATGATGTTTAGTCATGGAGAAGTTGGTGGAGATTTAAATAAAAACGAGATAAGAATTAAAGAATTTGGAAAAAATGAAGAAGTAGTTATAAATCCATCAAATAAGAAAAACATGGTAGAAGAATATGATAGAAATCTTATAGCTGAGTTCATTAAATTGGTTTCAAGTAAAGACTCAAAAAAAGGGAGAGTAGCAGCAAAAGATGCTATAGAAAGTCATGTAATGGCATTTGCAGCAGAGTATTCAAGAGTGAGTGATGAAGTAGTACATATAGATAAATTTTTTGATGAGGCTATAAAGATGACTAAAGAAATAGAAGAAACGATATTTTAA
- a CDS encoding DMT family transporter, producing the protein MSSTIKSNRIKGIMFIMASALGFAMMSAFVKLAGDLPSFQKVFFRNLVSAIIAFWLIIKHKGSLTGKKENMKVLLYRSIFGTLGVIFNYYAIDRLMLSDANMLNKMSPFLVVIFCAIILKEKINIKQIGAIIIAFIGALFIIKPTFSVEIIPYLGGVAGAVFAAMAYTCLRILGDREDYYTIVFFFSVFSLVTVGPIAFAVYEPMTLMQLVYLLLGGVFASLGQFGITLAYKYAPAKEISIFDYSNIIFSAILSIFLFNVYPDILSIVGYVIVFSAAFYMFLYNKKLDKLDKEIDKQNK; encoded by the coding sequence ATGAGTAGTACAATAAAATCAAATCGAATAAAAGGTATAATGTTTATAATGGCATCAGCTCTTGGTTTTGCAATGATGTCTGCATTTGTAAAGCTGGCAGGAGATTTACCAAGTTTTCAAAAAGTATTTTTTAGAAATTTGGTATCAGCTATAATAGCATTTTGGCTTATTATAAAACATAAAGGAAGTTTGACAGGCAAAAAAGAAAATATGAAGGTTCTTTTATACAGGTCAATCTTTGGAACTTTAGGAGTTATATTTAACTATTATGCAATTGATAGGTTGATGCTTTCAGATGCTAATATGTTAAATAAAATGAGTCCTTTTCTTGTAGTTATATTTTGTGCAATTATTCTAAAAGAAAAAATAAATATAAAACAGATAGGGGCAATTATAATTGCATTTATAGGAGCTTTATTTATAATAAAACCAACATTTAGTGTTGAAATAATTCCATATCTAGGAGGGGTTGCAGGAGCTGTATTTGCAGCAATGGCATATACTTGTTTAAGAATTCTTGGAGATAGGGAAGATTATTATACAATTGTGTTTTTCTTTTCAGTTTTTTCATTAGTTACTGTAGGTCCAATAGCTTTTGCAGTGTATGAACCAATGACTCTCATGCAACTTGTGTATTTATTATTGGGTGGAGTATTTGCAAGTTTAGGTCAATTTGGTATAACTTTAGCATATAAGTATGCACCAGCCAAAGAAATTTCTATATTTGATTATAGTAATATAATATTTTCAGCAATCTTGAGTATATTCTTATTTAATGTTTATCCAGATATATTAAGTATTGTGGGATATGTAATAGTATTTTCAGCAGCTTTTTATATGTTTTTGTATAATAAAAAATTAGATAAATTAGATAAAGAAATTGACAAACAAAATAAATAA
- a CDS encoding RidA family protein — MEIKRYEGTGRMSRAVVHNNTVYLCGQTHAEGGVVEQTTEVLNKIEDLLNKYGSDKQHLLSVTIYLRDMKDFEAMNSVWDAWVEKGFEPARACVEARLAREHLLVEMSVVAATK; from the coding sequence ATGGAAATAAAGAGATATGAAGGAACTGGAAGAATGAGTAGAGCTGTAGTTCACAACAATACAGTTTATTTATGTGGACAAACTCATGCTGAAGGAGGGGTAGTTGAGCAAACTACTGAAGTTTTAAATAAGATAGAAGATTTATTAAACAAATATGGTTCAGACAAACAACATTTACTATCTGTTACTATTTATTTAAGAGATATGAAAGACTTTGAAGCTATGAACTCTGTATGGGATGCTTGGGTTGAAAAAGGATTTGAACCTGCTAGAGCTTGTGTTGAAGCTAGACTTGCTAGAGAACACTTATTAGTTGAAATGAGTGTTGTTGCAGCTACAAAATAA